The Methylobacterium currus genome contains a region encoding:
- a CDS encoding flagellar hook-length control protein FliK — translation MTPLDAMLTGPRLRLDGARTTGDPVRPDAGSGFDAVLGGLESRERPARADSPDAGTEPAPEPDEAPRAGAPRPAPLGALIAGALPGGPARPGDTDLADLMERAAGRPPAQTGPGTASGSGGAASATRLPAAGVSSAGAGEDAALSTSPSGLLDPAAREVLPHHQARLRAASAPAAESCDGAPDGESGASDATPSSVPADGAALAALPWPARTDAAIPLPLAAGAPAFAPPPPAFGAAAGSATTAASAPLPAVVVVAQETHFAPIAPPVLAARAGQGAAPSLTSAAGPLSASPSVTGAASPPQPVGDMPARAALPGLPAPGSAETAGRAPSPMNAGAAPAATQQPFGRPVRIDAPDPSTPPAGTGASESGRAAAAGGAVSLAGGGEPMRPGVADPTARSSGPDAASSSEAKSGEAKFAEAKPVSEARLLPEAKSAQEIKPSHAIEAVAPATPGERRAEDPAAGLLAPAPAAGPAPAPAALPAATLRQIADAVATGAASLPDPATVRAGAVAAAWSAAAQAEGPVRLLTLQLRPAELGQVQVRMRLQDGRLEMTLRAEREETAELLRRDGGLLSALVREAGYQPDLVTVQTGRLPGQPEASPGTAPGGQALPSFAGGQQQGGASPDQPARRIPDAPEEGGRRSMEQRDDAHSGDRGRGGLYL, via the coding sequence GTGACTCCCCTCGACGCGATGCTGACGGGCCCGCGGCTGCGCCTCGACGGTGCCCGCACCACCGGCGACCCGGTCCGCCCCGATGCCGGATCCGGCTTCGACGCCGTGCTCGGCGGTCTCGAGAGCCGCGAGCGCCCCGCCCGCGCGGACTCGCCCGATGCCGGGACCGAACCGGCTCCGGAGCCCGACGAGGCCCCCCGCGCCGGCGCGCCGCGCCCCGCCCCCCTGGGCGCGCTCATCGCTGGCGCGCTCCCGGGCGGCCCCGCTCGTCCGGGCGACACGGACCTCGCCGACCTGATGGAGCGGGCCGCCGGCCGGCCGCCTGCGCAGACCGGGCCCGGGACCGCGTCGGGATCCGGAGGCGCCGCCTCGGCGACCCGGCTCCCGGCGGCCGGAGTGTCGTCGGCCGGCGCTGGCGAGGACGCCGCGCTCTCCACCTCGCCATCCGGCCTCCTCGATCCCGCGGCGCGGGAGGTGCTGCCGCATCACCAGGCACGGCTGCGCGCGGCGTCGGCTCCGGCAGCCGAGAGCTGCGACGGCGCGCCGGACGGCGAGAGCGGGGCCTCCGACGCCACGCCGTCATCCGTTCCGGCCGACGGTGCCGCGCTCGCGGCCCTGCCGTGGCCGGCGCGCACCGATGCGGCGATCCCGCTCCCGCTGGCGGCCGGCGCGCCGGCCTTCGCGCCTCCGCCGCCGGCCTTCGGAGCTGCGGCCGGGTCGGCGACGACGGCCGCGTCCGCGCCGCTTCCCGCCGTGGTCGTGGTCGCGCAGGAAACCCACTTCGCTCCGATCGCGCCGCCCGTCCTGGCGGCTCGCGCCGGGCAAGGCGCGGCGCCTTCCCTCACGAGCGCCGCCGGACCACTCTCCGCTTCGCCGAGCGTGACAGGGGCGGCATCCCCTCCGCAGCCCGTCGGGGACATGCCGGCCAGGGCGGCGTTGCCGGGCCTCCCGGCTCCGGGCTCTGCCGAGACGGCCGGCCGCGCGCCGTCGCCGATGAATGCAGGGGCCGCCCCGGCCGCGACGCAGCAACCCTTCGGTCGTCCGGTCCGCATCGACGCGCCCGATCCGTCCACGCCTCCGGCCGGGACGGGAGCGTCGGAATCCGGTCGTGCCGCGGCGGCAGGCGGCGCCGTCTCGCTCGCCGGGGGGGGCGAGCCGATGCGTCCGGGCGTGGCGGACCCCACCGCACGCTCGTCCGGGCCGGATGCGGCGTCATCGTCGGAGGCCAAATCCGGGGAGGCCAAATTCGCGGAAGCGAAGCCTGTCTCCGAAGCCAGGCTTCTGCCCGAGGCTAAATCCGCGCAAGAGATCAAGCCCTCGCACGCGATCGAGGCCGTCGCCCCGGCCACGCCCGGCGAACGCCGTGCCGAGGACCCGGCAGCGGGTCTCCTCGCCCCGGCGCCCGCAGCCGGGCCCGCGCCGGCCCCGGCCGCGCTGCCCGCCGCCACCCTGCGCCAGATCGCCGATGCGGTGGCGACCGGGGCCGCCTCCCTGCCCGACCCCGCCACGGTCCGGGCCGGTGCGGTCGCGGCCGCCTGGAGCGCCGCCGCCCAGGCGGAGGGGCCGGTGCGGCTCCTGACGCTGCAGCTGCGCCCGGCCGAGCTCGGCCAGGTCCAGGTCCGGATGCGGCTCCAGGACGGTCGCCTCGAGATGACCCTGCGCGCCGAGCGGGAGGAGACCGCGGAGCTCCTGCGGCGCGATGGTGGCCTCCTGAGCGCGCTCGTGCGCGAGGCGGGCTATCAGCCCGATCTCGTCACGGTGCAAACCGGCCGCCTGCCGGGCCAGCCCGAGGCGTCGCCAGGGACCGCACCGGGCGGCCAGGCCCTCCCGTCCTTCGCCGGTGGGCAGCAGCAAGGTGGCGCGAGCCCGGACCAGCCGGCCCGCCGCATCCCCGACGCGCCCGAGGAAGGCGGGCGCAGGAGCATGGAGCAGAGAGATGACGCGCATTCCGGCGATCGCGGCCGCGGCGGTCTTTACCTTTAG
- a CDS encoding chemotaxis protein MotC, which yields MSRHAARLALAGLLLAAGLLPVTLPARAGGDGHGDGHAAPAADAHGGGGHADAAHGGGGDGHGGHGAPAKPIEPLPVAPRGLPVELVRTLQLLQDRIARGSTQAHLAQRQLLGHIEQRLLALEPEAWAAPENVRAAVTFALGGGGPTLLRRLRETGKVPEDLSALVQGALAYLEGRERDARTLLGRYDPRTQAPGLAGQLALTQAAVTVREAPRKAIELLDLARLLAPGTLVEEGALRREIFIHAQGGDATRFEALSIQYLRRFRRSVYAGNFRQRFATALTRLDFDSDRARVDRLERMLDEIEPGERRDLYLLVARAGLEQGRRETATFAAERALSLAGPDSEAAARARLYRAAALIVVDGRYEEGLESLRAVDRAGLDPSDRSLLDAALSTAGQIRGGAPPAPAAPPAPPAADAAPPAGRHQIPEAASIARAREALAQVDRMIDRTDP from the coding sequence ATGAGCCGCCACGCCGCCCGCCTCGCGCTGGCCGGGCTCCTTCTCGCGGCCGGGCTGCTCCCGGTGACCCTGCCGGCCCGCGCCGGCGGCGACGGCCACGGCGACGGCCATGCCGCGCCGGCCGCCGACGCGCATGGCGGCGGCGGGCATGCCGATGCCGCGCATGGCGGGGGCGGGGACGGCCATGGCGGGCATGGTGCGCCGGCCAAGCCCATCGAGCCTCTGCCGGTGGCGCCCCGCGGCCTGCCGGTCGAGCTGGTGCGCACGCTGCAATTGCTGCAGGACCGGATCGCCCGCGGCTCGACCCAGGCCCACCTCGCCCAGCGCCAGCTCCTCGGCCATATCGAGCAGCGCCTGCTCGCCCTCGAGCCGGAGGCCTGGGCGGCGCCTGAGAACGTGCGTGCGGCGGTGACCTTCGCGCTCGGCGGCGGCGGTCCGACGCTGCTGCGGCGGCTGCGCGAGACGGGCAAGGTGCCGGAGGACCTGTCGGCCCTGGTGCAGGGCGCGCTCGCCTACCTGGAGGGCCGCGAGCGCGACGCCAGGACCCTGCTCGGCCGCTACGATCCCCGCACGCAAGCCCCGGGCCTCGCCGGCCAGCTCGCCCTGACCCAGGCGGCGGTCACGGTCCGCGAGGCGCCCCGCAAGGCGATCGAGCTCCTCGACCTCGCCCGGCTGCTCGCCCCCGGCACCCTGGTGGAGGAGGGGGCCCTGCGCCGCGAGATCTTCATCCACGCCCAGGGCGGGGATGCGACGCGCTTCGAGGCCCTGTCGATCCAGTACCTGCGGCGGTTCCGCCGCTCGGTCTATGCCGGCAATTTCCGCCAGCGCTTCGCCACGGCGCTGACCCGGCTCGATTTCGACAGCGACCGCGCCCGCGTCGACCGTCTCGAGCGCATGCTCGACGAGATCGAGCCGGGAGAGCGGCGCGACCTCTACCTGCTGGTCGCCCGGGCCGGGCTGGAGCAGGGCCGGCGCGAGACCGCGACCTTCGCGGCCGAGCGGGCGCTCAGCCTCGCCGGTCCCGACAGCGAGGCCGCCGCCCGGGCCCGGCTCTACCGCGCCGCCGCCCTGATCGTCGTGGATGGGCGTTACGAGGAAGGGCTCGAATCCCTGCGGGCCGTCGACCGGGCCGGGCTCGATCCGTCCGATCGCAGCCTCCTCGACGCTGCGCTCTCCACCGCCGGCCAGATCCGCGGCGGCGCGCCGCCGGCGCCGGCGGCTCCCCCCGCCCCGCCGGCCGCCGACGCCGCCCCGCCGGCCGGCCGGCACCAGATTCCCGAGGCCGCCTCGATCGCCCGGGCGCGCGAAGCGCTCGCGCAGGTCGACCGGATGATCGACAGGACCGACCCGTGA
- a CDS encoding MotB family protein, whose product MSEGHQEIIIIKRHGDHEDGHHGGAWKIALADFMTAMMALFLVMWLINSTSKEQKQTIAEYFNPVKLAEVTHDKKGLRDPHDTPSEPGAEGGKAEGKGGEGKGEGKGEGKAGDKASEAAPGSRARESALFQDPYAVLARLAAESERGDTASADAAAVESGQPGISGGDAARDPFDPLYWQVEPLPRHRTERPGKVGTAVTAPSENRLDAAGQVASSAKPRDPKDPVTRVASAEDGLPLTPRDPKDAASKDAASKDAAKDAGKSAALKEPAPKDAAKDQAKDQAKDATKDKAAETAAVAAMKAEVAKAVAPLATGTPIPKVEVRRSGEGILISITDDIDFSMFSIGSAEPTPKVVRAIEKIAKVIGSRPGRIVVRGHTDGRPFRSETYDNWRLSSARAQMASYMLVRGGVDEARIERIEGYADRQPRNPADPKAAENRRIEILLRGLPE is encoded by the coding sequence ATGTCCGAGGGCCATCAGGAAATCATCATCATCAAGCGCCACGGCGACCACGAGGACGGTCACCACGGCGGCGCCTGGAAGATCGCGCTCGCCGACTTCATGACCGCCATGATGGCGCTGTTCCTCGTGATGTGGCTGATCAACTCCACCAGCAAGGAGCAGAAGCAGACCATCGCCGAGTACTTCAACCCGGTGAAGCTCGCCGAGGTCACCCACGACAAGAAGGGCCTGCGCGATCCCCACGACACCCCCTCCGAGCCCGGCGCCGAGGGCGGCAAGGCCGAGGGCAAGGGCGGTGAAGGCAAGGGCGAGGGAAAGGGCGAGGGCAAGGCCGGCGACAAGGCGAGCGAGGCCGCGCCGGGCAGCCGGGCGCGGGAATCGGCCCTGTTCCAGGACCCCTACGCGGTGCTGGCGCGGCTCGCCGCCGAGTCCGAGCGCGGCGACACGGCGAGCGCCGACGCGGCTGCGGTGGAATCCGGCCAGCCCGGGATCAGCGGCGGCGACGCGGCGCGCGACCCCTTCGATCCGCTCTACTGGCAGGTCGAGCCGCTGCCGCGCCACCGCACTGAGCGGCCGGGCAAGGTCGGCACGGCGGTGACGGCGCCGTCCGAGAACCGCCTCGACGCCGCGGGCCAGGTCGCCTCCTCGGCCAAGCCGCGCGACCCGAAGGATCCGGTGACCCGCGTCGCCTCCGCCGAGGACGGACTGCCGCTCACCCCCCGGGATCCCAAGGATGCGGCTTCGAAGGATGCGGCTTCGAAGGATGCCGCCAAAGATGCCGGGAAATCCGCCGCCCTCAAGGAGCCGGCGCCGAAGGACGCTGCCAAGGATCAGGCCAAGGATCAGGCGAAGGACGCCACCAAGGACAAGGCGGCCGAGACCGCCGCGGTCGCCGCCATGAAGGCCGAGGTCGCCAAGGCGGTGGCGCCGCTCGCCACCGGCACGCCGATCCCGAAGGTCGAGGTGCGCCGCTCGGGCGAGGGCATCCTGATCAGCATCACCGACGACATCGACTTCAGCATGTTCAGCATCGGCTCGGCCGAGCCGACCCCGAAGGTGGTGAGGGCGATCGAGAAGATCGCCAAGGTGATCGGCAGCCGGCCCGGCCGCATCGTGGTCCGCGGCCATACCGACGGCCGGCCGTTCCGCTCCGAGACCTACGACAATTGGCGCCTCTCGTCGGCCCGGGCGCAGATGGCGTCCTACATGCTGGTGCGCGGCGGCGTCGACGAGGCCCGGATCGAGCGCATCGAGGGCTATGCCGACCGCCAGCCCCGCAACCCGGCCGACCCGAAGGCGGCGGAGAACCGGCGCATCGAGATCCTGCTGCGGGGGCTGCCCGAATGA
- the fliF gene encoding flagellar basal-body MS-ring/collar protein FliF encodes MSGREQAERLWSNIVELGPRRLAALGLIGLVVFLAVGLGAYYLSRPAQETLYTGLSREDVARIGGVLKDAGIRFDVSADGAAVLVPYGNTAQARMLLAEKGLPQSSRSGYELFNDLGSLGMTSFMQEVTRVRALEGEIARTIQGMKGVRAARVHIVLPERGSFRRDQQPPSASVVVRTEPADDHSGAQAIRQLVASAIPGMKPDRVTVIGADGTLLLSGDDAGQAPTGKMASLEKDVSREVQDRIRRALTPYLGLGNFEVSVAAQLNTDKTSTNETIYNPDQQVARSVRSTRENENSQNRSAQRPTSAQQNLPDQRTRSDGNDTASNETSKKEDLTNYEISQKVIQTVSDGYAMKHLSVAVLVNRSRLINGQQGQEAATAVEKQIAEIEQIVASAAGANKERGDTVKVAAVGFINDGQALEPVPPLSIADVMVRQSATLINAATILVVAGLLIWFGLRPALRAILAVPEAAQTEMAALEAAGAAAALAGPAMAEGGALPAPGQAVPGQPALAGPEGVPAMASLIEDMAEKAKNSPQKRLEQMIDVDEEQVAAILKRWLLREEPA; translated from the coding sequence ATGTCCGGTCGCGAGCAAGCCGAGAGGCTGTGGAGCAACATCGTCGAACTCGGGCCCCGGCGCCTCGCCGCGCTCGGGCTGATCGGCCTCGTGGTGTTCCTGGCCGTGGGCTTGGGCGCCTATTACCTGAGCCGCCCGGCGCAGGAGACGCTCTATACCGGTCTCTCCCGCGAGGACGTCGCCCGCATCGGCGGCGTGCTCAAGGATGCGGGCATCCGCTTCGACGTCAGCGCCGACGGCGCCGCCGTGCTGGTGCCCTACGGCAATACTGCCCAGGCCCGGATGCTGCTGGCCGAGAAGGGCCTCCCGCAAAGTTCGAGATCGGGCTACGAGCTGTTCAACGATCTCGGCTCGCTGGGCATGACCTCGTTCATGCAGGAGGTGACCCGGGTCCGCGCGCTCGAGGGCGAGATCGCCCGCACCATCCAGGGCATGAAGGGCGTGCGCGCCGCGCGCGTCCACATCGTGCTGCCCGAGCGCGGCTCGTTCCGGCGCGACCAGCAGCCGCCTTCGGCCTCCGTGGTGGTGCGCACCGAGCCCGCCGACGACCACAGCGGCGCCCAGGCGATCCGCCAGCTCGTCGCCTCGGCGATCCCCGGCATGAAGCCTGACCGGGTCACGGTGATCGGAGCCGACGGCACCCTGCTCCTGTCGGGCGACGATGCCGGCCAGGCGCCGACCGGCAAGATGGCGAGCCTGGAGAAGGACGTCAGCCGCGAGGTGCAGGACCGGATCCGCCGGGCCCTGACCCCCTATCTCGGCCTCGGCAATTTCGAGGTCAGCGTCGCGGCCCAGCTCAACACCGACAAGACCTCGACCAACGAGACGATCTACAACCCCGACCAGCAGGTCGCCCGCTCGGTCCGCTCGACGCGCGAGAACGAGAACAGCCAGAACCGCAGCGCCCAGCGGCCGACCAGCGCGCAGCAGAACCTGCCCGACCAGCGCACCCGCTCCGACGGCAACGACACCGCCAGCAACGAGACCTCCAAGAAGGAGGACCTCACCAACTACGAGATCTCCCAGAAGGTGATCCAGACGGTGAGCGACGGCTACGCGATGAAGCACCTGTCGGTGGCGGTGCTGGTCAACCGCTCGCGCCTCATCAACGGCCAGCAGGGCCAGGAGGCCGCGACGGCCGTCGAGAAGCAGATTGCCGAGATCGAGCAGATCGTCGCCTCGGCGGCCGGCGCGAACAAGGAGCGCGGCGACACGGTCAAGGTCGCGGCAGTGGGCTTCATCAATGACGGCCAGGCCCTCGAGCCGGTGCCGCCGCTCAGCATCGCCGACGTGATGGTGCGCCAGTCCGCGACCCTCATCAACGCGGCCACCATCCTGGTGGTGGCGGGCCTCCTGATCTGGTTCGGCCTGCGCCCGGCGCTGCGCGCCATCCTGGCCGTGCCGGAGGCCGCCCAGACCGAGATGGCGGCGCTGGAAGCCGCGGGCGCGGCCGCCGCCCTGGCGGGCCCGGCGATGGCCGAGGGCGGCGCCCTGCCGGCGCCCGGCCAGGCCGTCCCCGGCCAGCCGGCGCTCGCCGGCCCCGAGGGGGTGCCCGCCATGGCGAGCCTCATCGAGGACATGGCCGAGAAGGCGAAGAACTCGCCGCAGAAGCGCCTGGAGCAGATGATCGACGTCGACGAGGAGCAGGTCGCCGCCATCCTCAAGCGCTGGCTGCTGCGTGAGGAGCCGGCGTGA